One region of Bosea vaviloviae genomic DNA includes:
- a CDS encoding poly(R)-hydroxyalkanoic acid synthase subunit PhaE has product MAGEQDDRPELSKMFLHMSEVWRDSAEKAGAAGKLWSESMMPFLTQRAADSSLFGAAQGGEITEAIKRMAEGPKLADVWNLDREIYALMAAWMDIQQRMAAYRAVVSVPWNKAFERYSAALKEKQEQGGEQETDWRKAFGVWSGIANEELIRSQRSDEFLSAQRELLRSALAVRIQQQRISGSIAKLFGLPTQQDFDEVTRQLTEMRRELRAHLRSQRRAERAGGSEASEGRKPAPAAAKRTGKAKT; this is encoded by the coding sequence ATGGCGGGCGAGCAGGACGATCGGCCGGAACTCTCCAAGATGTTCCTGCACATGAGCGAGGTCTGGCGAGACTCGGCCGAGAAGGCCGGCGCGGCCGGCAAGCTCTGGTCGGAATCGATGATGCCGTTTCTAACGCAGCGCGCGGCGGACAGCAGCCTCTTCGGCGCGGCGCAGGGCGGCGAGATCACCGAGGCCATCAAGCGTATGGCGGAAGGTCCCAAGCTTGCGGATGTCTGGAATCTCGACCGCGAGATCTACGCGCTCATGGCTGCCTGGATGGACATCCAGCAACGCATGGCCGCCTATCGGGCCGTCGTCTCCGTGCCATGGAACAAGGCCTTCGAGCGCTACAGCGCGGCGCTGAAGGAAAAACAGGAACAAGGCGGCGAGCAGGAGACCGACTGGCGCAAGGCCTTCGGAGTCTGGAGCGGCATCGCCAATGAGGAGCTGATCAGGAGCCAGCGTTCCGACGAGTTCTTGTCGGCCCAGCGCGAGCTGCTGCGCTCCGCGCTTGCGGTGCGCATCCAGCAGCAGCGGATCTCCGGTTCCATCGCCAAGCTTTTCGGCCTGCCGACGCAGCAGGATTTCGACGAGGTGACCCGGCAGCTCACCGAGATGCGCCGCGAGCTGCGCGCGCATCTGCGCTCGCAGCGCCGGGCGGAGCGTGCCGGCGGAAGCGAGGCTTCCGAAGGCCGAAAACCGGCTCCGGCTGCCGCCAAACGGACGGGGAAGGCGAAGACATGA
- a CDS encoding isocitrate/isopropylmalate dehydrogenase family protein — protein sequence MTTTIPATLIPGDGIGPEITEAVVQILDAVQAPFAWDRQYGGLAGIDHGGEPMPQATLDSIRRTKLALKGPLTTPVGGGFRSVNVRLRETFGLYANVRPAKTLTGGGRYEDIDIVLIRENLEGLYVAFEHFIAVGDDPEAVAISQGVNTKAECRRIVRYAFDYALANGRKKVTVVHKANVLKALTGIFLTAGKEIAKEYEGRVAMDDRIVDACAMQLVMKPEQFDVIVTTNLFGDILSDQIAGLVGGLGMAPGANIGPDVAIFEAVHGSAPDIAGKGIANPLALLLASCLMLEHVGEGQKAKAVRDAVDAVLNTDKIKTGDLGGSASTKDFAAAIIKRLA from the coding sequence GTGACGACAACAATACCCGCCACGCTCATTCCGGGCGATGGCATCGGACCCGAGATCACCGAGGCCGTCGTCCAGATTCTAGACGCCGTGCAGGCGCCCTTCGCCTGGGATCGGCAATATGGCGGCCTCGCTGGCATCGACCATGGCGGCGAGCCCATGCCGCAGGCGACGCTCGATAGCATCCGTCGTACCAAGCTGGCGCTGAAGGGCCCGCTGACCACGCCGGTCGGCGGCGGCTTTCGCTCCGTCAATGTCCGCCTGCGCGAGACCTTCGGCCTCTACGCCAATGTGCGTCCGGCCAAGACGCTGACTGGCGGCGGGCGCTATGAAGACATCGACATCGTCCTGATCCGCGAGAATCTCGAAGGGCTCTATGTCGCTTTCGAGCACTTCATCGCGGTCGGCGACGACCCGGAGGCGGTGGCGATCTCGCAGGGCGTCAACACCAAGGCGGAGTGCCGCCGGATCGTCCGATACGCCTTCGACTACGCCCTCGCGAACGGTCGCAAGAAGGTCACCGTCGTGCACAAGGCGAACGTGCTGAAGGCGCTGACCGGCATCTTCCTGACCGCCGGCAAGGAGATTGCCAAGGAGTATGAAGGCCGCGTCGCGATGGACGATCGCATCGTCGATGCCTGCGCGATGCAACTCGTGATGAAGCCGGAGCAGTTCGACGTCATTGTGACCACCAACCTGTTCGGCGACATCCTGTCCGATCAGATCGCCGGCCTCGTCGGCGGGCTCGGCATGGCGCCGGGCGCCAATATCGGCCCCGACGTCGCGATCTTCGAGGCCGTGCACGGCTCGGCTCCGGACATCGCCGGCAAGGGCATCGCCAACCCGCTCGCCCTGCTTCTGGCGAGCTGCCTGATGCTCGAGCATGTCGGAGAGGGGCAGAAGGCGAAGGCCGTCCGCGACGCAGTCGATGCCGTGCTCAACACGGACAAGATCAAGACCGGCGATCTTGGTGGATCGGCATCCACCAAGGACTTTGCAGCAGCAATCATAAAGCGACTGGCATGA
- a CDS encoding acetolactate synthase large subunit, which yields MVKGSDLLVAALENEGVDRIFGVPGEENLDVVESLRNSKIQLILTRHEQAAAFMAATYGRLTGRPGVCISTLGPGALNFSTGAAYAHLGAMPMVMITGQKAIMSSRQARFQIVDVIASMKPLTKAARQIVSAASIPTIVRDAFRTAMEERPGPVLLELPEDIAGDMVPAVPVVPVHPIEIPVAHRTALDRAAEMILKAKHPLIMFGAASSRPRGTHGIASFVRRTGIPFFNTQMGKGTVPGGSNLYMGTAALSERDYVHDAVDKADLIIAIGHDTVEKPPFIMGPDGPQVIHVGYMPATVEQVYFPHAEVVGDVGPSLEALADRIEGKLSNAGALLPLREEILGKIADRAEEDRWPVTPQRLVHDIRAVMPENGILALDNGMYKIWFARNYRTYVANTVLLDNALATMGAGLPSAMMAAMLHPDRRVMAVCGDGGFMMNSQELETAVRLKLNLVVLILDDGSYGMIRWKQAVDNFPDFGLTFGNPDFVAYAKAYGAKGTRVQAIKDLAPALEAAFQGGGVHLVVVPIDYSENIRVLIDELRGHEQAKSA from the coding sequence ATGGTCAAGGGATCCGATCTTCTCGTCGCAGCGCTCGAGAACGAAGGCGTCGACCGCATCTTCGGCGTGCCGGGCGAAGAGAATCTCGACGTCGTCGAGTCGCTGCGGAACTCGAAGATCCAGCTGATCCTGACCCGGCACGAGCAGGCGGCGGCCTTCATGGCTGCCACCTATGGCCGCCTGACCGGCAGGCCGGGCGTCTGCATCTCGACGCTGGGGCCCGGCGCGCTCAACTTCTCGACGGGCGCGGCCTATGCCCATCTCGGCGCGATGCCGATGGTGATGATCACCGGCCAGAAGGCGATCATGAGCAGCCGCCAGGCGCGCTTCCAGATTGTCGACGTGATCGCCTCGATGAAGCCGCTGACCAAGGCGGCGCGCCAGATCGTCAGCGCCGCGAGCATCCCGACGATCGTGCGCGACGCTTTCCGCACGGCGATGGAGGAGCGGCCCGGGCCGGTGCTTCTGGAACTGCCCGAGGACATCGCGGGCGACATGGTTCCGGCGGTTCCAGTGGTGCCCGTCCATCCGATCGAAATTCCCGTCGCGCACCGCACCGCGCTCGACCGCGCGGCCGAGATGATCCTGAAGGCGAAGCACCCGCTGATCATGTTTGGCGCGGCCTCGAGCCGACCGCGCGGGACCCATGGGATCGCGAGCTTCGTGCGCCGCACCGGCATCCCGTTCTTCAACACCCAGATGGGCAAGGGCACGGTACCCGGCGGCTCGAACCTCTATATGGGCACCGCCGCGCTGTCGGAGCGCGACTATGTGCACGACGCCGTCGACAAGGCCGACCTGATCATCGCGATCGGCCACGACACAGTCGAGAAGCCGCCCTTCATCATGGGCCCCGACGGGCCGCAAGTGATCCATGTCGGCTATATGCCGGCGACGGTCGAGCAGGTGTACTTCCCGCATGCCGAGGTGGTCGGCGATGTCGGGCCGAGCCTCGAGGCTCTGGCCGACCGGATCGAGGGGAAGCTGTCGAACGCCGGCGCGCTGCTGCCCCTGCGCGAGGAGATCCTCGGCAAGATCGCGGATCGCGCGGAGGAGGATCGCTGGCCGGTGACGCCGCAGCGCTTGGTCCACGACATTCGCGCGGTCATGCCGGAAAACGGCATCCTGGCGCTCGACAACGGCATGTACAAGATCTGGTTTGCGCGCAATTACCGGACCTATGTCGCCAACACCGTGCTGCTCGACAACGCGCTGGCGACCATGGGCGCGGGCCTGCCTTCGGCGATGATGGCGGCGATGCTCCATCCCGACCGCCGCGTCATGGCGGTCTGCGGCGATGGCGGCTTCATGATGAACAGCCAGGAACTGGAGACGGCCGTCCGTCTCAAGCTCAACCTCGTCGTGCTAATCCTCGACGACGGCTCCTATGGCATGATCCGCTGGAAGCAGGCGGTCGACAACTTCCCGGACTTCGGCCTCACCTTCGGAAATCCCGACTTCGTCGCTTATGCGAAGGCCTACGGCGCGAAGGGCACGCGCGTCCAGGCCATCAAGGACCTGGCGCCGGCGCTCGAGGCCGCCTTCCAGGGCGGCGGCGTCCATCTCGTCGTGGTGCCGATCGACTACTCGGAAAACATCCGCGTGCTCATCGACGAATTGCGGGGCCACGAGCAGGCGAAGTCCGCCTAA
- a CDS encoding acyl CoA:acetate/3-ketoacid CoA transferase codes for MRNKIVSADEAVAIIRSGDTVASSGFVGVGTPDEVIKALEKRFLDTGEPRDLSLVFAAAPGDGLDKGLNRLAHDGLVRRLVGGHFGLVPKLARKAVSGEYEAYNLPLGCVSHLFREIAGRKAGLLSKVGLQTFVDPRNGGGKLNANTTEDLVELMEIGGEPWLFYKAFPIHVAILRGTTADPHGNVTMEKEALTLDNLSLAMAAKNCKGFVIVQVERIAATNSLNPRAVRIPGALVDCIVVAEPEHHAQTYATHYNGAFSGEFRAPTERNRPMSLDERKAIARRCAYELPMGGVVNLGIGMPEGVAAVAAEEGIINLVTLTAEPGIIGGIPQSGLDFGAAINAEAIIDQHQMFDFYDGGGLDLACLGLAQADAQGNVNVSLFGGRLAGAGGFINISQNARRLVFCGTFAAGGLKTEIRDGQLHILQDGRQSKFIDKVEQITFSGELARSAHQSVLFVTERCVFALTPEGLELTEVAPGVDIERDILAKMGFRPIVRSPRIMAAAIFDPQPMKLDELFLNRPLSQRMDFNEERNTLYLNLGGYRVYTSADVEAVKDALLALSSRLGRRFSAVINYDAVDIAPYMSDAWFAMASEVERACYDHVSRYTTSAFLRLKLGAALGDREAAPHVFESRREATDHVLGRFQNPPAPP; via the coding sequence ATGCGCAACAAGATCGTCTCGGCCGACGAGGCCGTCGCCATCATCCGCTCCGGCGACACGGTCGCATCCTCGGGCTTCGTCGGGGTCGGTACGCCGGACGAGGTGATCAAGGCGCTGGAAAAGCGCTTCCTCGACACCGGCGAGCCGCGCGACCTGAGCCTCGTCTTCGCCGCGGCGCCGGGCGACGGCTTGGACAAGGGCCTGAACCGCCTCGCCCATGACGGCCTGGTCAGGCGCCTCGTCGGCGGCCATTTCGGCCTCGTGCCGAAGCTCGCGCGCAAGGCGGTCAGCGGCGAATACGAGGCCTACAACCTGCCGCTGGGCTGCGTCTCGCACCTGTTCAGGGAGATCGCTGGGCGCAAGGCGGGGCTGCTCTCCAAGGTCGGTCTGCAAACCTTCGTCGACCCGCGCAACGGCGGCGGCAAGCTCAACGCCAACACCACGGAAGATCTGGTCGAGCTGATGGAGATCGGTGGCGAGCCCTGGCTGTTCTACAAGGCCTTCCCGATCCATGTCGCGATCCTGCGCGGCACCACCGCCGACCCCCATGGCAACGTGACCATGGAAAAGGAGGCGCTGACCCTCGACAACCTGTCGCTGGCGATGGCTGCGAAGAACTGCAAGGGCTTCGTCATCGTCCAGGTGGAGCGGATCGCGGCCACGAACTCGCTCAATCCGCGCGCAGTCAGGATACCGGGCGCCCTGGTCGACTGCATCGTGGTGGCCGAGCCCGAGCACCACGCCCAGACCTATGCGACGCACTATAACGGCGCCTTCTCCGGCGAGTTCCGCGCGCCCACGGAGCGCAACCGCCCGATGTCGCTGGACGAGCGCAAGGCCATCGCGCGCCGCTGCGCCTACGAGCTGCCGATGGGCGGCGTCGTCAATCTCGGCATAGGCATGCCGGAGGGCGTCGCCGCGGTCGCCGCCGAGGAAGGCATCATCAACCTGGTCACGCTGACGGCGGAGCCGGGGATCATCGGCGGCATTCCGCAGAGCGGCCTCGATTTCGGCGCGGCGATCAACGCCGAGGCGATCATCGACCAGCACCAGATGTTCGATTTCTACGATGGCGGCGGGCTCGATCTCGCCTGCCTCGGCCTGGCTCAGGCCGACGCGCAGGGCAACGTCAATGTCAGCCTGTTCGGCGGCCGGCTCGCCGGCGCCGGCGGCTTCATCAACATCTCGCAGAATGCGCGGCGGCTGGTCTTCTGCGGCACCTTCGCCGCGGGCGGCCTCAAGACCGAGATCCGGGACGGCCAGCTCCACATCCTGCAAGACGGCAGGCAATCGAAGTTCATCGACAAGGTCGAGCAGATCACTTTCTCCGGCGAACTGGCCCGCTCGGCGCACCAGAGCGTGCTCTTCGTCACCGAGCGCTGCGTGTTCGCGCTGACGCCGGAGGGGCTCGAGCTGACGGAGGTGGCGCCCGGCGTCGACATCGAGCGCGACATCCTCGCGAAGATGGGCTTCCGGCCGATCGTCCGTTCGCCGCGCATCATGGCGGCTGCGATCTTCGACCCGCAGCCGATGAAGCTGGACGAGCTTTTCCTCAACCGGCCGCTGTCGCAGCGCATGGATTTCAACGAGGAACGCAACACCCTCTACCTCAACCTTGGCGGCTACCGGGTCTACACCAGCGCCGATGTCGAGGCCGTCAAGGACGCGCTGCTTGCGCTCTCCAGCCGGCTCGGCCGGCGCTTCTCGGCCGTCATCAACTATGACGCCGTCGATATCGCGCCATACATGAGCGACGCCTGGTTCGCCATGGCGAGCGAGGTCGAGCGCGCCTGCTACGACCATGTCTCCCGCTACACGACCAGCGCCTTCCTACGCCTCAAGCTCGGCGCCGCGCTGGGCGATCGTGAGGCTGCCCCGCATGTCTTCGAAAGTCGGCGCGAAGCCACCGACCATGTGTTGGGTCGCTTCCAGAACCCCCCGGCCCCGCCCTGA
- the phaC gene encoding class III poly(R)-hydroxyalkanoic acid synthase subunit PhaC, with protein sequence MTDSNAALNAFFKDFAQNLGRLQKGADVIAGIRDSDVDVGSTPKRLIQRRDKVELFRYEPEVEQRIDTPVLIVYGLIGRYTMADLQPDRSLVRSLLAKGLDLWLIDWGQPGRNERWLTIDDYVDDYIDEAVERICRETGHEKITLLGICEGGVFTTCYTALHKERVRNLVLTITPVDFHADVDDPAAHHGFLNVWTRSLAPEDIDRMVDALGVIPGEFMSSIFSLMTPMRSLTKYNVDLVDIIDDKDKMMNFLRMEKWLADRPDHPGAAGRQWLRELYQENRLFEGKFELSGRVVDLGEIDVPVLNIFALDDHIIPPTCSKALAAKVGSSDYTEIPLPGGHVGLFVSSKSQGALTKSIADWLQARDG encoded by the coding sequence ATGACCGACAGCAACGCCGCCCTGAACGCCTTCTTCAAGGATTTCGCCCAGAATCTCGGCCGGCTCCAGAAGGGTGCTGACGTGATTGCCGGCATCCGCGATTCCGATGTCGATGTCGGCTCGACGCCGAAGCGGCTGATCCAGCGGCGCGACAAGGTGGAGCTGTTCCGCTACGAGCCGGAGGTCGAGCAGCGGATCGATACGCCGGTCCTGATCGTCTACGGGCTGATCGGCCGCTACACCATGGCCGATCTCCAGCCCGACCGCTCGCTGGTACGCAGCTTGCTCGCCAAGGGGCTGGATCTCTGGCTGATCGACTGGGGCCAGCCCGGCCGCAACGAGCGTTGGCTCACGATCGACGACTATGTCGACGACTATATCGACGAGGCGGTCGAGCGCATCTGCCGCGAGACCGGGCATGAGAAGATCACGCTGCTCGGCATCTGCGAGGGCGGCGTCTTCACCACCTGCTACACCGCCCTGCACAAGGAGCGGGTCCGCAATCTCGTGCTGACGATCACGCCGGTCGATTTCCATGCCGATGTTGACGATCCGGCGGCGCATCACGGCTTCCTCAACGTGTGGACGCGGAGCCTGGCGCCCGAGGACATTGACCGCATGGTCGATGCGCTCGGCGTCATTCCCGGCGAGTTCATGAGCTCAATCTTCTCGCTGATGACGCCGATGCGCTCGCTGACGAAGTACAATGTCGATCTCGTCGACATCATCGACGACAAGGACAAGATGATGAACTTCCTGCGCATGGAGAAATGGCTGGCCGACAGGCCGGACCATCCCGGCGCTGCGGGAAGGCAATGGTTGCGCGAGCTCTACCAGGAGAACCGCCTCTTCGAGGGCAAGTTCGAGCTCTCCGGCCGCGTGGTCGATCTCGGCGAGATCGACGTGCCGGTCCTCAACATCTTCGCGCTTGACGATCACATCATCCCGCCGACCTGCTCGAAGGCGCTGGCGGCGAAGGTCGGGAGCTCCGACTACACCGAGATCCCGCTGCCCGGCGGCCATGTCGGCCTCTTCGTCTCCAGCAAGTCGCAAGGCGCTTTGACCAAGAGCATCGCCGACTGGCTGCAGGCGCGCGACGGCTGA
- a CDS encoding iron-containing alcohol dehydrogenase: MIPFTFQAPANILFEAGASRKIAARVQDYDARHVLLVTDKGVRGAGLTRDAEAALAAAGIALTVFEDVVADPPSHVIEAAAELCRSQGVDLVLSIGGGSALDTAKLVAYLAKTPDRLDDIYGVGLAKGERLPLLLVPTTAGTGSEVTPIAIVTTPTTEKKGVVSPRLIPDWAILDPELTLGLPAHVTAATGIDAMVHAIEAYTSKIKKNPMSDQLALKALELLSRNIRTVCTNGQDLEARSQMLLGSMLAGMAFANAPVAAVHALAYPIGAIFHVPHGLSNALVMPHVLAFNRPVAEALYAELADVVKPGHQACSAAEAAGVFIAEIVALCRDCQVPDTLAAVGIAEKDLAKLAEDAMKQTRLLVNNPRELDYQQTFEIYRSALLGRGAAA; the protein is encoded by the coding sequence ATGATACCTTTCACCTTCCAGGCGCCTGCCAACATCCTCTTCGAGGCCGGAGCTTCGCGGAAGATCGCGGCGCGCGTGCAGGACTATGACGCGCGGCATGTCCTTCTCGTCACCGACAAGGGGGTGAGGGGCGCCGGACTGACGCGCGATGCCGAGGCGGCGCTGGCCGCGGCCGGCATCGCACTTACCGTCTTCGAGGACGTGGTCGCCGATCCGCCCTCTCATGTCATCGAGGCGGCGGCCGAGCTCTGCCGCAGCCAGGGCGTCGACCTCGTCCTGTCGATCGGCGGGGGCAGCGCGCTCGATACGGCCAAGCTGGTCGCCTATCTCGCCAAGACCCCGGACCGTCTCGACGACATCTATGGTGTCGGCCTCGCCAAGGGCGAGCGCCTGCCGTTGCTGCTGGTCCCAACCACGGCCGGCACCGGCTCGGAGGTCACGCCAATCGCGATCGTGACGACGCCGACCACAGAGAAGAAGGGCGTAGTCTCGCCGCGCCTGATCCCGGACTGGGCGATCCTCGATCCGGAGCTGACGCTCGGCCTGCCCGCGCATGTCACGGCGGCCACCGGCATCGACGCCATGGTGCATGCGATCGAGGCCTATACCAGCAAGATCAAGAAGAACCCGATGTCGGACCAGCTCGCGCTGAAGGCGCTGGAGCTGCTCTCGCGCAACATCAGGACCGTCTGCACCAACGGCCAGGATCTCGAAGCCCGTTCGCAGATGCTGCTGGGCTCGATGCTCGCCGGCATGGCGTTTGCCAACGCCCCGGTCGCCGCCGTCCATGCGCTGGCCTATCCGATCGGCGCGATCTTCCATGTGCCGCACGGGCTATCGAACGCCCTGGTCATGCCCCATGTGCTCGCCTTCAACCGCCCGGTGGCGGAGGCGCTCTATGCCGAGCTCGCCGATGTCGTGAAGCCGGGCCACCAGGCGTGCTCCGCCGCCGAGGCGGCCGGGGTCTTCATCGCGGAGATCGTGGCGCTCTGCCGGGATTGTCAGGTTCCCGACACGCTCGCGGCCGTCGGCATCGCCGAGAAGGACCTGGCCAAGCTCGCCGAGGACGCGATGAAGCAGACGCGCCTGCTCGTGAACAACCCGCGCGAGCTCGACTACCAGCAGACCTTCGAGATCTACCGCAGCGCACTCCTCGGGCGCGGCGCGGCGGCCTGA
- the phaP gene encoding TIGR01841 family phasin (Members of this family are phasins (small proteins associated with inclusions such as PHA granules). Note that several different families of phasins have been named PhaP despite very little sequence similarity to each other.) produces MAKSIETDINSVTEQVKEMVEKFKMPGVDAQALIEQQRKNLDAAVEATRIATKGTHSVAERQLQLFHAASTQLLSMFTEAKLKPDERTELAKKAFDAALAGSRELYDITAKASEDAFAVARQRVTEGVEQFRKHLDRRDAK; encoded by the coding sequence ATGGCAAAATCGATCGAGACTGACATCAACTCCGTCACCGAGCAGGTCAAGGAGATGGTCGAGAAGTTCAAGATGCCGGGCGTTGACGCCCAGGCCCTGATCGAGCAGCAGCGCAAGAACCTCGACGCCGCGGTCGAGGCGACGCGGATCGCGACCAAGGGGACGCACAGTGTCGCCGAACGGCAGCTCCAGCTTTTCCATGCCGCGTCGACGCAGCTCCTGTCGATGTTCACGGAAGCCAAGCTAAAGCCCGATGAGCGAACGGAACTCGCCAAGAAGGCCTTCGACGCGGCGCTGGCGGGCTCGCGGGAGCTCTACGACATCACGGCCAAGGCGAGCGAGGACGCGTTCGCCGTCGCACGACAGCGCGTTACCGAGGGCGTCGAGCAGTTCCGCAAGCATCTCGACCGCAGAGACGCAAAATGA